The stretch of DNA GAATATTTGGCTTATATTATCCTTGTTTATTCTTGTTTATCTATTCATTCACATGATTGTTatccactgtatatatatacatatatatgtgtatatatatatgcatatatatatatttatatatttatacactgaTAGATGTATGGCACTGTTGTGTTACCTGTAATACCTGTAAAGGTCTAGTGTAAGCAGTAACATGCAGTACTACAGTATTACatttgccaaaaagtgatttgTGGCTGAAGAGTTCATTTTGCTTCAAAAACACTTGTTGAGAATGTcgtgtttttaaaactttaaccCACTCAGTGCTACAAGTGCAAGAATTTCAACAGGTAAAAGGGTTTAAGGGCGTGGTCCCATGGACTCAAATCCATTTCTGTATATATCTCACGCTTCACTATGAACAGACTGtagaaatgttaataaaaaccagcaaaagcatttttgtctgtctgtctgtctgtctgtctgtctatctaccAACCACTGCGTTTAAgtattgaaaaagaaaatgattgtgatttcatttagttttcagtttcttgttgttGACAAACTAGTTTATGAACTGCTGCCTTTGTGCTGAGCATGTTTGCTCTGATGAGTCTGACTCGACTCGCCTCGACTCGACTTCACTTTAATAAGGTATGGAAATGATAGCCGGTGGAATTGCTTCAGCTGTTTCTAGTCTGTGAGGAATGTCTATGTCCTAAACGTTTGCACATGATACCTCTTGACAGTCAAAGCACAAGATAAACTGACACAGGATAAAGCGcactgtgaaaaaaagaacagttggattaacttttaaaaaaaaacaaaataaagaagaattCTTCACTTCCAACTCTCTACAGCTCATTGGCATTGTGTCCAAATTAAAACTATCTTGTGCTGGGGGGAACTACAGGGTTGTGTTTactacccacaatgccctgcgttgtagtccgcttcctatGTTTTTCGGCAGACCATAGTTTGCTTCTTTGATGTGCATCAGACTTCGGTCACACCTCCTCAAGCGAACTGGACTTTCCaagcaaacaaactagggttCAGttaagaaggagctggtgtgaaaGCTCTCGCATTTGATCTGGAGTCATttcttaatcgaaccctagtttgtttgctcggAAAAAACGGTTGGTTTGGGGAGATGTGAACCGACtagatttgatgcagctccatgttttgctctcatGTGGTGGAAACACAAGTTTCCCTGCATTAACCACCAGATGAGCGACTTTTCTTGTTCGTTGTTTGTCTCGTGTTTGCCTCGGGCGACGAGGGGAAcgcgttattcaaaaggttcggtTCGTTTCACTGAAGTGCGAAAGTGTTGAAGCAAACGctgaccggctgaatgttgaaACACCCAACTGAACCGAGTCCTCAGTAGTACTGAGTCAAGCGAACTATAAGTTGTGAAAATGTAACCTTTGTAGGTTAGTGTCAGGACACTTTCACACCCGAGCTGTTtggtctgctttaaactgaCCAGAGTTTGTTGTTGGTCCACCTGAAAACGACTATCCAACAAACtaaagagaggaagtgaggatatatttgtttattttacgtAAACAAGTCGGCTGAAGGGGACGGATATCCTGTTTTGGTCCTGGACAATCGATTAACtggtttttcttcctcctctgaagaagaaaaataaacaagagtgacactggttgggtgtaaaaaaaacagacgtAATTATTTGAggtgggttaaggttaggggccCATAAAGCCTTGGTTCCGGCCCTGTACAGCAGTAACAGGCGTCGTAAAACAACTATTTCTcccaacatttttgttttacagtaggATGAAGTTGATCATTGACGCTGACACTGGCGTGGACGACGCTCAGGCTATCATGGTGGCCCTCTCCTCCCCTGACGTGGAGGTTCTGGGCATcacctgttgccatggcaacacaccCCTGGAGAATGTTCTGAAGAACACGCTGCGTGTGCTCAAAGTCTGCAACAGGCTGGACGTgagtttaattaaaaagaaaaagaacaaaaactgaCCGTATCTTCAGAGACACAAATGCAGCATAACCTGTCGCTCCCTGCCAGATCCCAGTGTATAAGGGCTGCTcaggccccctgctggccaagaAGAAAAACGCAGGAGATTACCACGGGAAAGACGGCCTGGGTGACGTTCCAGATCCAGATGCTCCAAGTCTGGACCTGCTGCAGAAGAGGAGAGGCGCCAAAGCCATTATCAAGATGGTGAAGGACAATCCTggagaggtaacacacacacacacaatttataaTTTCTGAATGTGCTAGCCAAACATACAAGGTTTTCAGAAGAGGATTATCTTGGATTATCTTTGGAGATTTTTTTCTGACTTCCTGGCTCCTGGACACCTTAACCTTAACATCAAACATCAACTAAATGCCTttaacttaaccctaacctacATTAAGATAAACCTTGACCATAACCAGTTTaggactgcaactaacgattattttcatgatcaattaatctgtcaattatttctggattcattgttttgttgtttggtccagaaaatgtgcaggaaatgttaaaaaatgttgatctaaAACTTGACCAGTTAAGCACCACATGGTCTGTAaatggtgaatgagtgaatgattgtATGGGGATGTTTTCTATCTGGTGGATGAACATGATCTAATCATAACCATTCATTTCCTATGGCGGACATTTTTGACCCTAATACCGTAAGTGTGAcaaatttgatttgaaattgATTATTTGTtcacatgatgatgattagTGTGGATGATATCGAGAGGTCTTTCAAAAACACGACAATCACACGCTGCTTCTGTCAACAGGTGACTCTCGTTGCCTTGGCGCCGCTCACTAACCTGGCTGTGGCAGTACAACTGGACCCTACCTTTCCTAAGAAACTGAAGGCGCTCTACATCATGGGAGGAAACGTGGACTGTAGGTCATCATTCGATAACTTGGAAATGTACCTTTAAATGTGCTGCATTTTtatgactgtttgtgtgtgtgtgtgtgtgtgtgtgtgtgcagccagaGGAAACACTACATCGTGTGGAGAATTTAACTTTGTGACTGATCCGGAGGCGGCCTACATCGTGTTGGACCGCTACAAGTGTCCCACCTACATCGCCTCCTGGGAGTTCACCTGCAGGAACAGTCTGCCATGGGTGAGGCTGAAAACACACCCCCCTCCACAGAGTCTCAGTCATAAATCACGTACAGTAAAGATAAAGTGGGTGTAGTCCAGTTGTTTCCGTGTTGAGGGTGCGTTCCTCTTGAGAGAGTCAGAGCAACCCCACCAACCCCAATATGGggttccaagatggctgccacccCTACCTTTACTATTATGCagtgttccagttgtagtcagaAGTTGAACTTTCCGTGTTGAGGGGGCATTCCTGTTGAAAGTCGGCTTTTTAGCTTGGAGCAACCTTAGCAACCCCaacatgggattccaagatggctgcttCTGCTACTTTTACCGTTATGATTTTTAACTTGAAAACTACAAGATTCCACTACTTCTACTATTAAGctgcgttccagttgtagttaTAGTCAGAATTTCCATGTTTGGGGAATTCCTTTAGAAGAAGTGAGATTTCAAACTCCGAAAGTTGGAGCAACCATACCAACCCCAAAATGTGATTCCAAGATGGCTACCACCGCTACTTTTGCTATTAAATCGTGTTCCAGTTGTCGTCGCAAGTCGGAATTTCCTTGTCAAAGGGACGTTCCTATTAAGAGAGTCGAATTTCTAACTCGGAAACTTGGAGGGACGCTCCAACGCGAAtatgggattccaagatggctgccaccgCTACGTTTACTATtatggtgcgttccagttgtagtcagaAGTCGGAATTTCTGTGTTGAGTGGGCgttcctgttgaaaaagtcagatttacaCCTCTACCGTAGTTCTTTATGTTTGAACATGAGTATGTATAGcataaaaacacccacatcAAGCTTTTAAACGTAGAAATAGATGgataaatgtaattttctgaTGATTTCTTCTACTTTGTGTTCACTCAtccctctgtttttctctccttcagTCTTTTTGTGACGAGTGGTTGGCTGCCAAAACGGAGAAGGCTGTCTTCATGAAGAAGATCTCTGCCCTCTCCATGTCGGTGAGAGATCTGAAAAACTGCTGCCTTGAATTACAGGGTTAGATAACGACAGCAGGCATCAGCGAGCGTGTTTGCACAAGTAGAGAACTATGTGTTCTCGTAAAAGTGCAGGAAAACTAGCGAGCATTTTGCAGACGCTATGAATCAGAAACTTTTCTTGTAAAGTTTTGTAtccgtctgacactgaactgaactgaaattattatgagtagattttggaacttaaaGTAGATTTacgaactttaagtagattttggagaatttggaactataagtaggatttttaagtctttttaactaatctacagttggacattgttggctttgattcttgtgtcggacgtcgcgctcatgactcttcagtaaCCCAATCAGTGACCTTCAGTCTGTCAACGCCACATTTTAGATTGGACTCAGCTCGCTTGTGTTACAGAGATTGTTTTTTGTCAGGTGAGATGACCAATGATGGAATCTCTGGAGTCAGCAAAGACAGCTCAGACAACGCCCGACATCTGAAcagttttctttcctgtttttaagtctacattttatatttgcactagttttatatatatttatatacatatacacttatttatttctgcttGAGTCATAGTTTACAGTAACTACCTCAAAATTCAATGCTGTGTTGTTGGTTTTGGTTTTTCCCGTTGCCAaacaacgaaatttcgttgccagtttcactgctgtgttttctgagcaatgacaataaaaggaagtctaagtctaagtctaagtttAAGTCTTAGTTAGACACATCGCAGACGAGCAGCGTGCCAGGTCTGAGATTAAGCCTTGGGATCAGGTCCAGATGCCTCTGGCACCTTGGTATCTCGGTGGGGGGAATCTTGAAAGGCGCCTAGTTTGTGTCTCATCGTaaaagaatgataataataataatatgagatgaattaaattgaaagttGGCTGAAGATTAACATTTTCTCTCACAGCTTGGAAGctttgccagagcaggtactaaaaaagaaTCCCCAGGTGTCGAGTAATTTTAGAACTGCATGATGGAAAAACACCATTAGCTTAGCTGCTATTGTCTCCACACACAGAAGAGTGATCTCCACTTGCCTCATGGCGACACCCAGTGGTACAAAAGTGGTAAAGCAACAACTTGacgcataaacactgacatggcTCCTAAAAATATTGggtgaaaaaaattaaacagcTTTTACAGCGAGAAACAAAATGATATAAACCTTcctctgcaccaaaccccatagagaaaatcagccattttataccacagcacacaggagctgttgatccactgctgcctcttttactaagttcaaatgtctgatcttgtgactttggtgtttgaaatcctttgttcagattgacctcggtgacacaaagtgacctcataaggcagcagtagatggactttggtgcggcaGAGTGaacggtttacaaacttcagtttccagccgtGAAAATCCGTCTCACAGTGACGTTAAATGATGAACTACATTTTTAAGACACTGTAGACTTTAGTGGGTGTAGATTTTAACCTCCTTTAAAGCTTATCGTGTGTTCAGTGCCATATGACCTTCAGTCACAACATGATTTAAACGGTCTATTTCTGATATTTTGTCTGTGCAGAAAGCTCGGTCAGCCGACTACGAAAAGGAGGTGACCGAAGGAAAAGGGTTTAATTCGTGCGACACCTACGCCATGGCTGCAGCCGTTGACGACTCCATCAtaacagggagagaaaaggtgagtgcttgtttttgttcgtacaaaactttcacctcaagtttcctgcagctgcttatgttcctctctctctctctctaggtGGCAGTGACGGTGGAGTTGCAGGGAACCTTCACCCGAGGCATGATGGTGCTGGACTACATGGAGCTGATGAAGAAAGACCACAAGGTCACCATCATGCAGAAGTTTGACCTGGAGAAGTTCAAAAAAATGCTGGTCAATTCGACCAAGTAGAGCGACGGCCGCAACATGCTGGAGACGagaaaatacagcaaaaaaataagagtaaagagtattttcagttttggatTAGTTTTAATTGTACTTTGTGTGTCTCAGCTTTTCATGGATTCAGGACAAAACGTCCAAACCTGATTCAAAACTGTGTCAAAGGGTGTTATAAACACAAATCAGCAAATACTGACACTATATAAAAGAATAAAGTCTGTCTTTGACTATGAATATGTTTCATTGTCATTTATCTGTGACTCTGTGAGTTCAGGGGGGAATTACTGACACCTGGTGGACAGAGGACAGTACAGTCAAGTCAAgtttcagtgtttgtgatgttgacttttataatattttcacaatattattattaatattatgcaCTCCTCAGTGTACAGTGAGGACAATGTCAtattgacacacaaacaacacacagacagatcgCAGATGAATAGGCGTTAGCTAAGATGGAGGCTAACTAAGATAGAGGGTATGTAGCTAGCTAAGATAGATAGAAGCGAGCTAACACAGAAGCTAACTAAGATATATATATGCTAAGATAGAGGCTAGCTAAGATAGGCAGAAGCTAACAAAGACAGAAGCTAACTAAAATAGACAGAAGCTAACTAAGATAGATATATGCTAAGATAGAGGCTAGCTAAGATAGACAGAAGCTAACTAAAATAGATAGAAGCGAGCTAAGACAGAAGCTAACTAAGATAGATATATGCTAAGATAGAGGCTAGCTAAGATAGGCAGAAGCTAACAAAGACAGAAGCTAACTAAAATAGACAGAAGCTAACTAAGATAGATATATGCTAAGATAGAGGCTAGCTAAGATAGACAGAAGCTAACAAAGTCAGAAGCTAACAAAGACAGAAGCTAACTAAAATAGACAGAAGCTAACTAAGATAGATATATGCTAAGATAGAGGCTAGCTAAGATAGACAGAAGCTAACAAAGACAGAAGCGAACTAAAATAGACAGAAGCTAACTAAAATAGACAGAAGCTAACTAAGATAGATATATGCTAAGATAGAGGCTAGCTAAGATAGACAGAAGCTAACAAAGACAGAAGCGAACTAAAATAGATAGAAGCGAGCTAAGACAGAAGCTAACTAAGATATGCTAAGATATAACCAGCTAGCTAAGATAGAGAGATAATGTGGTACGTGCACCAGCGGTGCTTCTCAAATGTTTTATACCAAGAACCAgctgagaaaatattcatctcTGCATTGATGTGAAATAGAGCGAAcagatttattctctcatcatcctcctcttcctcacgtatACTTCACTGGTAGAGTGACATTAGAGATAAgatgactctaattattataaaataataatatagtttGAGATCCATGGTGCTAGATATATGTGTTTATAGAGAGACAAATAGATGGATGAacatggttaaaaaaacaaataaaaacaaaacactgtatgcccccccccacacacacacacacacacacacacgcctcttTGCTTTCGGCTGTTGGATGCGACACACCCTGCTGAGCTGGTCTAACCAGACAGGAATGTTAGTTACACACCTGGAGGCCACACTGAGTTCAGACACTGTGTGAAACATTTCCCGTACAGCTTTGTCCAAGTCAGACGGTCCAGGTGAATATTTACCACATGTATTTACCGTATGTTATGTGTTATGTTAATGTTCTGCTTTTCAGGATCATCTGGAAACACGATGATTTACACGCGCGATCACCAGGCTGCTCTCTGGGTTTTCAGTGGTTGTTAGTTATCTTTGTAAAATATAATCTTTTCCtttacacagttctagcacgactcgactGAACTTGACTCAGCTTGTTTTTCCATTAAGGATGGTACCTGAggcttcttcttttggcttttaAACACTTAATCTGGAGTTCCCAAAGCTGAGGAGagtagagctagaactgtaaaatggaaaaacGCCATtcatgacattttctggtttatgCTTTAGTTTGTGAGTTTGAAATTGTCAGAAATGTGAAAACGATGTGAATTGTTCCCTTATATCCAAACACttatgacacatacagtatttctttACATGACTGtagaaaacaaagtgttttaatgcttttattgtgaaactcacatgtgacacagatcagatcagatggCGCGGAAAAAAACAGCCGCCGTCAACTCCCGAGGCGCCACCAGGCGGCGATACTGGTGGCagctgaggcagcagtggaggatGCTCGGTGTGTTTGAGATCGACACCGAGCACGAGTTCTACCACCTGACGACCACCATGAAGGAAGGACTGCAAACTGCGATCGAGGCCTCGATGGACACACCTGTGCCTGAGGTGAAGGGAGAAAGAAAATACAGGAGACGTAAACTGTGTCGTTAGAAATAAGAAGCTTCTTTtaattatagatatatatatatatatatatatgtaaaaaacacacaaactgattaAAAACGAATTAATAATCGACCAAATCCAGAGTAGATAGTGtaagtgtgtggtgtgtgtttaagtCATGAAGGATTTAAACGTTAATTTAAAGAGTTTTCTCTCTTAAACAGATGTCTATGAACATAAACTcataacctttgacctttctttGCACAGGACACACTCACAGCTGAACATTTCAAAGCAGTGGAAACTCAAAGGCATCAGGTAAAcggattaaacacattttaacaactGCTTTGACCTGGAGACTTTTAAATTAACAACATAGACGGAAACATAGAAATCAAgttagatagagagagagataatgtaCTACGCAGATAGCTACAGCTggatagatatacatatatatagatagctATGTATCTTAGATAACTAAGATAGAGGCTAGCTAGCTAAGATAGAGAGATGATAGATAGAAGCTAGCTATAACAGAAGCCAAcgaagatagatagatgctaagATAGAGGCTGGCTAGCTAAGATAGCTAGTTAGAACCTTATCTAGCTCGCGAGATAATGAGCCAGCTAGATAGTTAGCACTCTAGCATTAACTTGCGATCTAGTACTAGCTATCTAGCgtcaaatgacatttaaaagctaattaacatatttaaaaggtaTTATCTGAAGTAAATCAGTCCATAAATGATTTATGTGAGACTGTGTCTAAGTCTCTTTAATTTAAAATCCTTGTTTATCAACTCGcacatattgtttttgttagcACTAGATCGCTAGCTACTCCAATatcattcatgcttttatttttatgaaatcttatcttatcttccAGGGCTTTGAGATTGAGACGTTTGCCGCTCCAGTGTTTGCTAAACTGAGAAGTTCTCTGGACATGACTGAGCGTGAATACGTGAACTCTCTGTGCTCAGGCGGAAACTACCTGCAGTTTGTCAGCAACTCCAAGAGCAAGGCGGATTTCTTTGTCACGTGAGCGCCAAACTCGCAACCACTCAACATTTACCTCAacatcttttttcccccaaccgTTTACTTGgcattaattaaataaattgaaGTTGTGATGTATTTATCACATGAATCTCTAGGAAATGTCTGGTTTACCTTTTGAAAAGAAGGTGTTAGAAACACGATGTTCTTGTTTGATCAGGTTGTGCTTGATGTTTTTCCAGGAACGACAAGAGGTTCTTCCTGAAGACCCAGAGCAGACGTGAGGTCCAGTTCCTCCTGTCCAACCTGCAGGCCTACATGGACcacctggagaaaaccctcaCTCCCTGATGGTCAGATTTCTCGGTAAAGCATGAAAAACGCCTTTAAGTTAAAACTACACTGCAAaaagttgcaccaaattccCCGGAACCTGGTGGAAATGtgtcacagcccaagacgaacaaaaaagtctattagaaccacggcctcaactcagccattttgaatttagcaTTAATCTTGGCGATTTGCACATTTCGTAAAACTCGTTTGAGCACGATAATCAtagcaacattaaaaaaaaaaaaaaacctgcattaaTTTGTAcgagacacatcaaagatgaaaactttctggcaaaaaaaagatCAATTTCACAATTTGCTTtcttaaaaatcagttttttgcAGAGCCCACATGACATCAAACTCTAAAATGGCTCAAATGATGACTAGAAATCATCAAACATAATAAAGAATAACTGATATCTTTCTTTCTACTCTCCAGGTGTTCACAGGATTATTATTCCACATCAATTTAAGGTATTTCACCAACACAAGAAGAATCAGCCGCAGTTATGTCATTAAGTCCAGTTACAACAGAATGTCGTCTTCTCCACAGAAATACTTCATTGTGATGCAGAGTGTGTTTTATCCCGATGAGAGGATTAATATCAGGTACAGTGTTTGTGCGTTTGTCCACACGTGTGCTGTTGGGtggatttatttctgtttacgGTCTTTGACGTGTTTTGTTGCACAGGTACGACGTTAAAGGCTGCGAGGTCGGCAGGTGGACCAATCCTGACACGGAC from Solea solea chromosome 8, fSolSol10.1, whole genome shotgun sequence encodes:
- the LOC131464344 gene encoding nucleoside hydrolase-like gives rise to the protein MQMQQQQQQQPLHSHTVNQSQDPLPSRMKLIIDADTGVDDAQAIMVALSSPDVEVLGITCCHGNTPLENVLKNTLRVLKVCNRLDIPVYKGCSGPLLAKKKNAGDYHGKDGLGDVPDPDAPSLDLLQKRRGAKAIIKMVKDNPGEVTLVALAPLTNLAVAVQLDPTFPKKLKALYIMGGNVDSRGNTTSCGEFNFVTDPEAAYIVLDRYKCPTYIASWEFTCRNSLPWSFCDEWLAAKTEKAVFMKKISALSMSKARSADYEKEVTEGKGFNSCDTYAMAAAVDDSIITGREKVAVTVELQGTFTRGMMVLDYMELMKKDHKVTIMQKFDLEKFKKMLVNSTK